A DNA window from Loxodonta africana isolate mLoxAfr1 chromosome 7, mLoxAfr1.hap2, whole genome shotgun sequence contains the following coding sequences:
- the LOC100660976 gene encoding olfactory receptor 4X1-like translates to MAASSNVTEIIFLGLSQNQDVQKIISVVFLLMYTAILLGNGLIVVTIMASKGLISPMYFFLSYLSFVEICYCSVTAPRLIIDSFTERKVISLKGCITQIFFLHFFGGTEIFLLTVMAYDRYVAICKPLHYTAVMNHRVCGLLVGATWGGGLLHSAGQTFLIFQLPFCGPNMIDHYFCDVHPVLKLASSDTFLIGLLIIANGGSISVVSFAVLLASYMVILHSLRRQTSEGRRKALSTCASHITVVGLFFIPCSFVYMRPCVTLPVDKLVAVFYTVVTPLLNPIIYSFRNAEVKDAMRRLMGRKVIWEEK, encoded by the coding sequence ATGGCTGCTTCAAGCAATGTGACTGAAATAATTTTCTTGGGGCTTTCCCAGAACCAGGATGTGCAGAAGATCATTTCTGTGGTGTTTCTCCTCATGTACACAGCCATTTTGCTGGGCAATGGTCTCATTGTGGTGACCATTATGGCCAGCAAAGGCCTCATTTCCCCCATGTATTTCTTTCTCAGCTACTTGTCCTTTGTGGAGATCTGTTACTGTTCTGTCACAGCCCCCAGGCTCATCATTGACTCCTTTACTGAGAGGAAAGTCATTTCCCTGAAGGGATGCATCACACAGatatttttcctccatttttttgGTGGCACCGAGATTTTTCTCCTgacagtgatggcctatgaccgctatgtggccatttgcaagcctTTGCATTACACAGCCGTCATGAACCATCGTGTGTGTGGTCTCCTGGTGGGGGCCACCTGGGGGGGGGGCTTGCTACATTCTGCTGGGCAAACCTTCCTCATTTTCCAGCtacccttctgtggccccaacaTGATTGACCATTACTTCTGTGATGTCCACCCTGTGTTGAAGCTGGCCAGCTCAGACACCTTCCTCATTGGCCTGCTAATCATCGCTAATGGCGGCTCCATTTCAGTGGTCAGCTTTGCTGTGCTGCTTGCTTCCTACATGGTCATCCTGCACTCGCTGAGGAGACAGACTTCAGAGGGGCGGCGCAAGGCCCTCTCCACCTGTGCCTCACACATTACAGTTGTGGGCCTGTTCTTCATACCCTGTTCCTTTGTTTACATGAGGCCCTGTGTCACCCTCCCTGTGGACAAGCTAGTGGCTGTGTTTTACACAGTGGTCACACCACTCTTAAACCCCATCATTTACTCCTTCAGGAATGCTGAAGTGAAGGACGCCATGAGGAGGCTGATGGGGAGGAAAGTGATTTGGGAAGAGAAATAG